One window of the Natrinema sp. CBA1119 genome contains the following:
- a CDS encoding sugar phosphate nucleotidyltransferase, whose protein sequence is MNSVSAVVLAGGEGTRLRPLTQHRPKPMLPAATTPILEHVFDQLLAAGVTEITIVVGYGRNRVQTYFGPTYENVPLTYVTQKNQFGSGHALLAAEDEVDGPVLVVNGDQLVEHGIITDVLDAHRKTTTAATLGLLTHIDVGEYGGVLLRDGQVTTIVEHPEDERPYRLNAGVYLFDSRIFDAIRAADPRTGEQSLIDGIQELLASDAVVQGVISDGLWTDATYPWDLLGVSFELFEAGIVDGSKGATTETSATIHESAVIREPIVLGPDCEIGPGAVVGPYVCLGDNATVGSNAVVERSVVDADTRIGAGATVVDCVTGVGVTIGNGTTIPGGPGDVRVGDRIFEDEHLGALLADHVTDRGGNTYVPGAIVGSDAVVETGATVRGTIPEGTEVRP, encoded by the coding sequence ATGAACTCGGTCTCCGCTGTCGTCCTCGCCGGGGGCGAGGGGACGCGGCTTCGCCCGCTGACACAACACCGGCCCAAGCCGATGCTGCCGGCTGCGACCACGCCGATCCTCGAGCACGTCTTCGATCAGTTGCTCGCGGCCGGCGTGACGGAGATCACGATCGTCGTCGGCTACGGACGGAACCGCGTCCAGACCTACTTCGGTCCGACGTATGAGAACGTCCCGTTGACGTACGTCACACAGAAGAATCAGTTCGGGAGCGGCCACGCACTGCTCGCCGCCGAAGATGAGGTCGACGGTCCAGTGTTAGTCGTCAATGGCGATCAACTGGTCGAGCACGGAATTATTACCGACGTTCTCGACGCGCACAGGAAGACCACTACGGCGGCGACGCTCGGCCTCCTTACTCACATAGATGTCGGCGAGTACGGTGGTGTCCTCCTTCGTGACGGACAGGTTACGACGATCGTTGAACACCCCGAAGACGAGCGCCCATATCGTCTCAACGCTGGCGTCTATCTGTTCGATTCCCGTATTTTCGATGCGATTCGCGCCGCCGATCCGCGTACCGGCGAACAGTCGTTGATCGACGGGATCCAGGAACTTCTCGCGTCGGACGCCGTCGTGCAAGGCGTCATTTCGGACGGGCTCTGGACCGATGCAACGTATCCGTGGGACCTACTCGGTGTCTCGTTCGAACTATTCGAGGCCGGCATCGTCGACGGCAGCAAGGGCGCGACCACCGAGACATCCGCGACGATCCACGAGTCGGCGGTCATCCGCGAGCCGATCGTCCTTGGCCCCGACTGCGAAATCGGTCCCGGAGCAGTCGTCGGTCCGTACGTCTGTTTGGGCGACAACGCGACGGTCGGTTCGAACGCGGTCGTCGAGCGAAGCGTCGTCGATGCGGATACGCGCATCGGAGCCGGAGCGACCGTCGTCGATTGCGTCACTGGGGTCGGCGTAACGATCGGTAACGGGACGACGATCCCCGGCGGACCCGGAGATGTCCGCGTCGGCGATCGTATCTTCGAAGACGAACACCTCGGTGCATTGCTTGCCGATCACGTGACGGATCGGGGTGGAAACACGTATGTCCCAGGCGCGATTGTCGGCTCGGATGCGGTGGTCGAAACCGGTGCGACCGTCCGCGGAACGATACCCGAGGGGACGGAGGTACGGCCCTGA